The following is a genomic window from Bacillus mesophilus.
GCTGCTCGCCAAATGGGGAGAGATATTGCAAAGCAATTAGGCTTTGGAACAGTAGATCAGGCTAGAATTGCAACAGCGATTTCGGAAATGGCTCGTAATATATATTTGTATGCTCAAAAAGGATCAATTTGTATCGAACAAATACATACAGTTGATCGAGTTGGAATTAAGGTTTCTTCTATCGATGAAGGTCCTGGAATAACTGACATAAGGCGAGCGATGGAAGATGGTTTTTCTTCTTCTGGTGGACTTGGAGCTGGATTGCCAGGGGTTAGACGTTTAATGGATGAATTCAACATAGATTCAGAAGTTGGCAAAGGGACTGAGATTGTTACCATAAAATGGCTTAGAAAATAAGAAAATATAGGTGTAGTTGACCAAGGGAGAGATGAGGTTGGACAATCAGCAAATCATGTTAGGTAAATACGAAGACTTACTAACAAAATATCTCCGTGATTCAAATGAGCAGCTTCTATACAAAGGTCAAAAGTTAAGTAGGCAATCTATAGAAAATGATATAACTCCAGAAGAAATAGTAGCGATTCATAAATCAGTTCTGCAGAATTTGTATCCTGATATTCCAAAAAAGGTAGTCGATTCTTTTGACCTCTTATTAGAGGTAATGATTGGCTATGGTCTAGTTTATTTGGAGCATCAACTCTTGAGAGATCAACAAGAAGAGATTAAAAGTGAAATGGAAATTGCTGCGAATGTTCAGCAAACGTTACTAGGAACTAAGGTACCAACGGTAAAGGGATTGGACATTGGAGCAATCAGTATCCCGGCAAGACAAATGAATGGGGACTACTTCCATTTCGTTGAAGATGAATCGGGCAGCATAAG
Proteins encoded in this region:
- a CDS encoding anti-sigma regulatory factor; the protein is MEIQSCVKIISEWDIVAARQMGRDIAKQLGFGTVDQARIATAISEMARNIYLYAQKGSICIEQIHTVDRVGIKVSSIDEGPGITDIRRAMEDGFSSSGGLGAGLPGVRRLMDEFNIDSEVGKGTEIVTIKWLRK